One window of Bacteroides sp. AN502(2024) genomic DNA carries:
- a CDS encoding HU family DNA-binding protein: protein MAILYDWYENPGESDDSEEKGLHPRIFLNGKVETDKLCRMIHGRSSLSVGDVKNVFEMLAQICGEELREGREVHIEGLGYFAPILRSTEKVTRSTKNKWSKMELKTIGFRPDARLRGELRGAKVCRSKYARHSESLSEVEIDMRLKEYFVDHDVMFRYDFQEVCCMTRTTANRHLRRLLEEGKLKNIGKRMQPIYVAATGYYGVSREVVRR, encoded by the coding sequence ATGGCTATACTTTACGATTGGTATGAGAATCCCGGTGAATCCGATGATTCGGAAGAGAAAGGTTTGCATCCCCGCATTTTTTTGAATGGTAAGGTGGAAACGGATAAACTGTGCCGCATGATTCACGGGCGCAGTTCGCTTTCCGTAGGTGATGTAAAAAATGTGTTCGAGATGCTTGCCCAAATTTGTGGTGAAGAACTGCGCGAGGGACGTGAGGTGCATATTGAGGGACTTGGCTATTTTGCTCCAATCTTGAGAAGCACGGAGAAAGTGACTCGCAGCACTAAGAACAAATGGTCGAAAATGGAGTTGAAGACAATCGGTTTTCGTCCTGATGCTCGTTTGCGGGGGGAACTTAGAGGTGCTAAAGTCTGCCGGAGCAAGTATGCACGTCACTCGGAATCCTTGTCGGAGGTAGAGATTGATATGCGGCTGAAGGAATATTTTGTCGATCATGATGTAATGTTTCGTTATGATTTTCAGGAAGTATGCTGCATGACACGGACTACGGCGAACCGTCATCTCCGGCGATTACTGGAAGAAGGCAAACTGAAAAATATCGGTAAACGTATGCAGCCGATTTATGTGGCTGCAACGGGTTATTACGGGGTATCTCGTGAGGTGGTGCGGCGGTAA
- a CDS encoding acyltransferase: MKRIVFLDYIRVFACFLVMVVHASENFYGAPGSTDMAGPQSFLANEADRLWVSVYDGFSRMAVPLFMIVSAFLLAPMKEEQTMWQFYRQRCLRILPPFFIFMILYSTLPMLWGQIDGETSVKDLSRILLNFPTLAGHLWFMYPLISLYLFIPIISPWLRKATAKEERFFIGLFVLSTCMPYLNRWCGELWGQCFWNEYHILWYFSGYLGYLVLAHYIRVHLTWNRSKRFIIGTILMVIGAVWTIYSFYVQAIPGELHSTPVIEIGWAFCTINCVLLTTGTFLMFTCIKRPQAPKLVTETSKLSYGMYLMHIFWLGLWVSVFKDTLALPTVAAIPCIAVVTFISCFVTTKIISYIPGSKWIVG, translated from the coding sequence ATGAAACGTATCGTTTTTTTAGATTACATCCGTGTGTTTGCATGCTTTCTCGTAATGGTTGTTCATGCCAGTGAAAATTTCTACGGTGCTCCCGGATCCACAGATATGGCAGGGCCTCAATCTTTTTTGGCTAATGAAGCAGACCGGCTATGGGTATCAGTATACGACGGTTTTTCACGTATGGCGGTACCCCTGTTCATGATAGTCTCCGCCTTCCTGCTTGCACCGATGAAAGAGGAACAGACGATGTGGCAATTCTATCGTCAGCGCTGTCTCCGTATCCTGCCACCGTTTTTCATATTCATGATACTGTACAGCACCCTACCCATGCTGTGGGGACAGATAGACGGAGAAACATCCGTGAAGGACTTGTCGCGAATATTGCTGAACTTTCCGACACTGGCCGGACACTTGTGGTTCATGTATCCTCTGATAAGTCTCTACTTGTTTATCCCTATTATATCTCCATGGCTGCGTAAAGCCACAGCAAAAGAAGAACGTTTCTTCATTGGACTGTTCGTATTGTCAACCTGTATGCCGTATCTCAATCGTTGGTGCGGTGAACTGTGGGGACAATGTTTCTGGAATGAATACCATATATTGTGGTACTTCTCCGGTTATCTGGGTTATCTCGTTCTGGCACATTACATTCGTGTACACCTTACATGGAACCGTTCCAAACGTTTTATCATAGGAACCATTTTAATGGTGATCGGTGCTGTATGGACTATTTATTCATTTTATGTTCAGGCTATACCCGGCGAACTCCATTCCACCCCTGTAATAGAAATAGGATGGGCTTTCTGTACCATCAACTGTGTGCTTCTCACAACGGGCACATTCCTCATGTTTACATGTATCAAACGTCCGCAAGCTCCCAAGTTGGTGACAGAAACTTCGAAACTTAGCTATGGTATGTATCTTATGCATATCTTCTGGCTCGGATTGTGGGTATCTGTATTCAAGGACACGTTAGCTCTTCCCACTGTTGCCGCTATACCATGTATTGCAGTGGTTACATTTATCAGTTGTTTTGTGACAACAAAGATAATCTCGTATATACCGGGTAGTAAATGGATAGTAGGATAA
- a CDS encoding beta-L-arabinofuranosidase domain-containing protein, with product MKKNKTKELFVSIVLGVAVTACASASPSGTVTVVDRPDIQSINTNYIGYRAPLRPLNFIKLPIGSIQPEGWVKKYLELQRDGLTGHLGEISAWLEKDNNAWLTTGGDHGWEEVPYWLKGYGNLAYILNDPKMIEETKYWIEGVFASRQPDGYFGPVNERNGKRELWAQMIMLWCLQSYYEYSQDQRVIDLMTNYFKWQMTVPDDQLLEDYWEKSRGGDNIISIYWLYNHTGDAFLLELAEKIHRNTADWTKSTSLPNWHNVNIAQCFREPATYYMQTGDSAMLKASYNVHHLIRRTFGQVPGGMFGADENARLGYIDPRQGVETCGLVEQMASDEIMLCMTGDPMWAEHCEEVAFNSYPAAVMPDFKALRYITCPNHAISDSKNHHPGIDNRGPFLSMNPFSSRCCQHNHAQGWPYFTEHLVLATPDNGVATAIYAACKATVKVGDGKEITLHEETNYPFEESIAFSVSTGEKVTFPFYLRIPSWTKGAEVRVNGKKVNVAPVAGKYLCLHREWANGDRVELTLPMSLSMRTWQVNKNSVSVDYGPLTLSLKIAEKYVEKDSRETAIGDSKWQKGADPQKWPTTEIYPDSPWNYSLVLDKKEPLKKFKVIRKSWPADNYPFTVASVPLEVKAIGRPVPEWKIDETGLCGVLPEEDAVKGDKEEITLIPMGAARLRISAFPNTRE from the coding sequence ATGAAAAAAAATAAAACGAAAGAACTTTTTGTGTCAATAGTGCTTGGAGTGGCGGTTACAGCTTGTGCGTCTGCTTCCCCTAGTGGTACGGTGACGGTAGTGGATCGACCGGACATACAGTCCATTAATACCAATTATATCGGATATCGCGCTCCGCTTCGTCCGTTGAATTTTATAAAGTTGCCGATAGGTAGTATTCAGCCTGAAGGTTGGGTGAAGAAGTATCTGGAGTTGCAACGTGACGGTCTGACCGGACACTTGGGAGAGATCAGCGCCTGGCTGGAAAAAGATAATAATGCCTGGTTGACGACTGGGGGAGACCACGGTTGGGAAGAAGTTCCTTACTGGCTCAAAGGGTATGGTAATTTGGCATATATCCTGAATGACCCGAAGATGATTGAAGAAACCAAATATTGGATTGAAGGCGTATTTGCCAGTCGTCAGCCGGATGGATATTTCGGTCCGGTCAATGAACGTAACGGCAAACGTGAACTTTGGGCACAAATGATTATGCTATGGTGTCTGCAATCTTATTATGAGTATTCTCAAGATCAGCGTGTCATTGACCTGATGACAAATTACTTTAAATGGCAGATGACCGTTCCCGATGACCAGCTTTTGGAAGATTATTGGGAAAAAAGCCGTGGCGGTGATAACATCATCAGTATCTACTGGCTTTACAACCATACCGGAGATGCTTTTCTGCTCGAACTGGCCGAGAAGATTCACCGCAACACAGCCGATTGGACGAAATCGACCTCCTTACCTAACTGGCACAATGTCAATATCGCCCAATGTTTTCGTGAACCTGCCACTTATTATATGCAGACCGGAGATTCTGCGATGCTGAAAGCCTCTTATAATGTCCATCATCTGATACGGCGTACTTTTGGTCAGGTTCCCGGAGGTATGTTCGGTGCGGATGAGAATGCCCGTTTGGGATACATCGATCCCCGCCAGGGAGTAGAAACCTGCGGACTGGTTGAACAGATGGCTTCCGATGAAATCATGCTTTGTATGACGGGAGATCCTATGTGGGCTGAACATTGTGAAGAAGTAGCATTCAACTCTTATCCTGCTGCCGTGATGCCGGACTTTAAAGCATTGCGCTATATCACTTGCCCGAATCATGCCATCAGTGATTCGAAGAATCATCATCCGGGCATTGACAATCGTGGCCCGTTTCTTTCGATGAATCCTTTCAGCAGCCGTTGTTGCCAGCATAATCATGCACAAGGCTGGCCTTACTTTACCGAACATCTGGTATTGGCAACTCCCGACAACGGAGTGGCTACAGCTATTTATGCAGCTTGTAAAGCTACAGTAAAGGTGGGCGACGGAAAGGAAATCACTCTCCACGAGGAGACGAATTATCCTTTTGAGGAAAGCATTGCCTTCTCTGTTTCTACCGGTGAAAAGGTCACTTTCCCGTTCTATCTCCGAATTCCTTCATGGACAAAAGGAGCAGAAGTGCGCGTGAATGGTAAGAAGGTAAATGTAGCTCCTGTAGCGGGAAAATACCTTTGCCTTCATCGGGAATGGGCGAATGGAGACCGCGTGGAACTGACGTTACCGATGTCTTTGTCTATGCGTACCTGGCAGGTTAATAAAAATAGCGTAAGCGTAGATTATGGCCCCCTCACTTTGTCTCTCAAGATTGCAGAGAAATATGTAGAGAAAGACAGCCGCGAGACTGCTATCGGTGATTCTAAATGGCAGAAAGGCGCTGATCCCCAGAAATGGCCTACTACTGAAATCTATCCGGATAGCCCCTGGAATTATTCATTGGTATTGGATAAGAAAGAACCTTTGAAGAAATTCAAGGTAATCCGTAAATCCTGGCCGGCTGACAACTATCCTTTCACAGTAGCCAGTGTACCTTTAGAAGTAAAAGCTATCGGTCGTCCGGTACCTGAATGGAAAATAGATGAAACCGGACTGTGTGGCGTATTGCCGGAAGAAGATGCAGTGAAAGGTGATAAAGAAGAAATAACATTGATCCCTATGGGTGCAGCACGGTTGAGAATCTCTGCGTTCCCGAATACAAGAGAATAA
- a CDS encoding aldose epimerase family protein, which produces MKKLCVWAVAALLMAACTPKAEKATDSGLLQSKFQTEINGKKTDLFTLRNKNNMEVCITNFGGRIVSVMVPDKDGQMRDVVLGFDSIQDYISKPSDFGATIGRYANRINQGQFTLDGVEYQLPRNNYGHCLHGGPKGFQYRVFDAELLNPQELRLTYRAEDGEEGFPGNITCKVLMKLTDDNAIDIQYEAETDKPTIVNMTNHSYFNLEGDAGNNSDHLLMVDADYYTPVDSTFMTTGEIVPVEGTPMDFRTPTPVGERINNYDFVQLKNGNGYDHNWVLNTKGDVTRKCASLKSPKTGIVLDVYTNEPGIQVYAGNFLDGSLKGKKGITYNQRASVCLETQKYPDTPNKLEWPSAVLRPGEKYTSQCVFKFSVDK; this is translated from the coding sequence ATGAAAAAGTTATGTGTATGGGCAGTTGCCGCCCTTTTAATGGCAGCTTGTACTCCGAAAGCTGAAAAGGCCACAGATTCCGGTTTATTACAGAGCAAATTCCAAACAGAAATAAATGGAAAGAAGACTGATTTATTCACTCTGCGTAACAAGAACAACATGGAAGTTTGTATCACGAACTTCGGTGGACGTATTGTTTCAGTGATGGTTCCCGACAAAGACGGACAAATGCGTGATGTTGTTCTCGGTTTCGATTCTATTCAGGATTATATCAGCAAACCTTCGGATTTCGGTGCTACTATCGGACGGTATGCCAATCGCATCAATCAGGGGCAGTTCACATTGGATGGTGTAGAATATCAGCTTCCCCGCAATAATTACGGCCATTGTCTGCACGGTGGACCGAAAGGATTCCAATATCGGGTGTTTGATGCAGAATTGTTGAATCCGCAGGAATTGCGGTTGACTTACCGCGCAGAAGACGGTGAAGAAGGTTTTCCGGGAAACATCACCTGTAAAGTGTTGATGAAACTGACAGACGATAACGCCATCGATATTCAATACGAAGCGGAAACAGACAAACCGACGATTGTAAATATGACCAATCATTCCTATTTCAACCTTGAAGGGGATGCCGGCAACAATTCCGATCATTTGTTGATGGTGGATGCGGACTACTATACTCCGGTAGACAGCACCTTTATGACGACTGGCGAGATCGTTCCGGTAGAAGGAACTCCGATGGATTTCCGTACACCGACTCCGGTAGGCGAACGTATTAACAATTATGATTTTGTACAACTGAAAAATGGTAACGGTTACGATCACAACTGGGTATTGAACACGAAAGGCGATGTAACCCGTAAATGTGCTTCTTTGAAATCACCGAAGACTGGTATCGTACTTGATGTTTATACCAACGAACCTGGGATTCAGGTATATGCGGGCAACTTCCTCGATGGTTCACTAAAAGGGAAAAAAGGCATTACTTACAACCAGCGTGCTTCCGTATGTCTTGAGACGCAGAAATATCCGGATACACCGAACAAGCTGGAATGGCCGTCGGCTGTACTTCGTCCGGGCGAGAAGTATACAAGCCAATGTGTTTTCAAATTCTCTGTAGATAAATAG
- a CDS encoding glycoside hydrolase family 125 protein — MLLCGGQLQASNRMTEMYVCLTDAIQKDNRPEISNRLFRSNAVEKEILRVQKLLKNAKLAWMFTNCFPNTLDTTVHFRKGSDGKPDTFVYTGDIHAMWLRDSGAQVWPYVQLANSDPELKEMLAGVILRQFKCINIDPYANAFNDGAIPNGHWMSDLTDMKPELHERKWEIDSLCYPLRLAYHYWKTTGDASIFTEEWIQAITNVLKTFKEQQRKEGVGPYKFQRKTERALDTVSNDGLGAPVKPVGLIVSSFRPSDDATTLQFLVPSNFFAVSSLRKAAEILEKVNKRTVLSKECKDLAQEVETALKKYAVYNHPKYGKIYAFEVDGFGNHHLMDDANVPSLLAMPYLGDVNVNDPIYQNTRRFVWSEDNPYFFKGKAGEGIGGPHIGYDMVWPMSIMMKAFTSQNDAEIKTCIKMLMDTDAGTGFMHESFHKDNPKKFTRAWFAWQNTLFGELILKLINEGKVDLLNSIQ; from the coding sequence ATGCTGCTCTGCGGCGGCCAGTTACAAGCCTCTAACCGTATGACGGAAATGTATGTATGTCTGACGGATGCTATTCAGAAAGATAATCGTCCGGAAATATCTAACCGCCTGTTCCGTTCCAATGCGGTAGAGAAGGAGATTCTCCGTGTACAGAAGCTTTTGAAAAATGCGAAGCTGGCATGGATGTTTACCAACTGTTTCCCGAATACACTGGATACCACCGTACATTTCCGTAAGGGAAGTGATGGCAAACCGGATACGTTCGTGTATACGGGAGATATTCATGCCATGTGGCTACGTGACTCCGGTGCACAGGTATGGCCTTACGTGCAACTGGCTAATTCGGACCCCGAACTGAAAGAAATGCTGGCAGGAGTGATCCTCCGCCAGTTCAAATGTATCAATATCGACCCGTATGCAAATGCGTTTAATGACGGTGCCATTCCTAACGGTCACTGGATGAGCGACCTTACGGATATGAAACCGGAATTGCACGAACGCAAATGGGAGATCGACTCCCTGTGTTATCCGTTGCGTCTGGCTTACCACTACTGGAAGACTACCGGAGATGCAAGCATATTCACCGAAGAATGGATTCAGGCAATCACTAACGTACTGAAAACCTTCAAGGAACAGCAACGCAAAGAAGGAGTAGGCCCTTATAAATTCCAGCGTAAAACAGAACGTGCACTGGATACTGTGAGCAATGACGGTCTGGGAGCACCGGTGAAACCTGTCGGTTTGATTGTTTCCAGCTTCCGTCCTTCGGACGATGCCACCACTCTTCAATTCCTGGTTCCTTCCAATTTCTTTGCCGTATCCTCCTTGCGTAAGGCTGCCGAAATCCTGGAGAAGGTAAACAAGAGGACGGTCTTGTCTAAAGAATGTAAGGACTTGGCGCAGGAGGTGGAAACAGCTTTAAAGAAATATGCGGTGTATAATCATCCTAAATATGGTAAAATCTATGCATTCGAGGTCGATGGTTTTGGAAATCATCATCTGATGGACGATGCCAATGTGCCGAGTCTGCTTGCAATGCCTTATCTGGGTGATGTGAATGTAAATGATCCGATTTATCAGAATACCCGCCGTTTTGTATGGAGTGAGGACAATCCTTATTTCTTCAAAGGCAAGGCAGGCGAAGGAATTGGCGGACCGCATATCGGTTATGATATGGTGTGGCCGATGAGTATTATGATGAAAGCCTTTACAAGTCAGAATGATGCCGAAATCAAGACATGTATCAAGATGTTGATGGACACAGATGCCGGTACCGGTTTTATGCACGAATCTTTTCATAAGGATAATCCGAAGAAATTTACCCGTGCATGGTTTGCTTGGCAGAACACTCTTTTCGGTGAGTTGATTTTGAAGTTGATTAATGAAGGAAAGGTAGATCTATTGAATAGTATACAGTAA
- a CDS encoding GH92 family glycosyl hydrolase, whose translation MKKLALFAFTLFSAWSMTAKTITGPVDYVSPLVGTQSKHALSTGNTYPAIALPWGMNFWVPQTGKMGDGWAYTYDADKIRGFKQTHQPSPWINDYGQFAIMPVTGKAVFDQDQRASWFSHKAETATPYYYKVYLADHDVMTEIAPTERAAVFRFTFPENDHSYIVVDAFDKGSFVKVIPSENKIIGYTTKNSGGVPANFKNYFVLVFDKPFTYTASVASGVIDTNRLEATDNHAGALIGFKTRKGEQVNVRVASSFISPEQAELNLKELGTDSFEQIAAKGRKVWNDVLGRIEVKDNDIDHLRTFYSCLYRSVLFPRSFYEIDAKGDVMHYSPYNGEVLPGYMFTDTGFWDTFRCLFPFLNLMYPSMNAKMQEGLVNTYKESGFLPEWASPGHRGCMVGNNSASIVTDAYLKGLRGYDIETLWEAVKHGANAVHPNVRSTGRLGYEYYNKLGYVPYNVGINENAARTLEYAYDDWCIYQLGKALKKPKKEIEIFAKRAMNYKNLYDPEHKLMRGKNEDGTFQSPFNPLKWGDAFTEGNSWHYTWSVFHDPQGLIELMGGKEGFNQMMDSVFILPPIFDDSYYGGVIHEIREMQIMNMGNYAHGNQPIQHMLYMYNYSGQPWKAQHWIREVMDKLYTPAPDGYCGDEDNGQTSAWYVFSAMGFYPVCPGTDEYVLGTPYFKEMKLHLENGKKVTISAPNNEDSKRYISSMTLNGKEYSKNYLTHQDLLNGASISFKMDTKPNLQRGTKETDFPYSFSNELKKKK comes from the coding sequence ATGAAGAAACTAGCTCTATTCGCTTTTACGTTATTTAGTGCATGGAGTATGACTGCAAAAACAATTACCGGACCGGTGGACTATGTTAGTCCGCTGGTTGGTACGCAGTCAAAGCACGCATTATCTACCGGAAATACTTACCCCGCTATTGCCCTCCCCTGGGGAATGAATTTTTGGGTTCCGCAGACAGGTAAAATGGGCGATGGATGGGCGTATACGTATGACGCTGACAAGATCAGAGGATTCAAACAAACCCATCAGCCAAGTCCCTGGATCAATGATTACGGTCAATTTGCTATTATGCCGGTCACCGGCAAGGCGGTATTCGATCAGGATCAGCGTGCCAGCTGGTTCTCTCACAAAGCTGAAACGGCTACCCCTTATTATTATAAAGTATATCTTGCCGATCATGACGTTATGACCGAAATTGCTCCGACAGAGAGAGCGGCAGTTTTCCGTTTCACTTTTCCCGAAAACGACCACTCTTACATAGTAGTGGATGCCTTCGACAAAGGTTCGTTTGTGAAGGTGATCCCTTCGGAGAACAAGATTATCGGTTATACCACTAAAAACAGCGGTGGTGTTCCTGCAAACTTTAAAAACTACTTTGTACTGGTATTCGACAAACCGTTTACTTATACGGCTTCCGTAGCCAGCGGGGTGATTGATACCAATAGACTGGAAGCGACAGATAACCATGCCGGTGCACTGATTGGTTTCAAAACGCGCAAGGGCGAACAGGTAAATGTGCGTGTAGCTTCTTCTTTTATCAGCCCTGAACAGGCCGAACTGAACCTGAAAGAGCTGGGTACGGACAGCTTTGAACAGATTGCGGCAAAAGGACGCAAGGTGTGGAACGATGTTTTGGGACGTATCGAAGTGAAAGACAATGATATCGACCATTTGCGTACATTCTACTCCTGCCTGTATCGTTCGGTATTGTTCCCCAGGAGCTTCTATGAAATAGATGCCAAAGGAGACGTGATGCACTACAGCCCTTATAACGGTGAAGTGCTTCCGGGATATATGTTTACCGATACCGGTTTCTGGGATACGTTCCGTTGTCTTTTTCCATTCCTTAATCTGATGTATCCATCCATGAACGCAAAGATGCAGGAAGGATTGGTGAACACTTATAAAGAGAGCGGATTCCTGCCGGAATGGGCAAGCCCCGGTCATAGAGGTTGCATGGTTGGAAATAACTCAGCGTCCATCGTTACCGATGCTTACCTGAAAGGATTGAGAGGATACGATATCGAGACGTTGTGGGAGGCTGTGAAGCATGGAGCGAATGCAGTGCATCCGAACGTTCGTTCTACCGGACGTCTGGGATATGAATATTACAACAAACTGGGATACGTACCTTATAATGTAGGTATTAACGAGAATGCAGCTCGTACACTGGAATATGCTTATGATGACTGGTGTATCTATCAACTCGGCAAAGCCTTAAAGAAGCCGAAAAAAGAGATTGAAATCTTCGCAAAGAGAGCGATGAATTATAAGAATTTGTATGACCCCGAGCACAAACTGATGCGTGGTAAGAATGAAGACGGCACGTTCCAGTCTCCGTTTAATCCATTGAAATGGGGGGACGCTTTTACGGAAGGTAACAGCTGGCATTATACCTGGTCGGTATTCCACGATCCTCAAGGTCTGATCGAACTGATGGGTGGTAAAGAAGGCTTCAATCAGATGATGGACTCTGTATTTATTCTGCCTCCCATCTTTGATGACAGCTATTATGGCGGTGTTATTCATGAAATCCGTGAAATGCAGATTATGAATATGGGTAACTATGCACACGGCAACCAACCGATTCAGCACATGCTTTATATGTACAACTATTCCGGCCAACCCTGGAAAGCACAACACTGGATTCGTGAAGTGATGGACAAGCTCTATACTCCTGCTCCCGACGGTTATTGCGGTGACGAGGACAACGGTCAGACTTCCGCCTGGTATGTATTCTCTGCTATGGGATTCTATCCGGTATGTCCGGGTACGGATGAATATGTTTTGGGTACTCCTTACTTCAAGGAGATGAAGCTACATCTGGAAAACGGAAAGAAGGTGACTATCTCAGCTCCGAATAATGAAGACAGTAAGCGTTACATTTCATCGATGACATTGAACGGCAAAGAATATTCCAAAAACTACCTGACTCATCAGGACCTGCTGAATGGCGCTAGCATTTCTTTCAAGATGGACACAAAGCCCAACCTGCAACGTGGTACAAAAGAAACCGATTTCCCTTATTCTTTCTCTAACGAACTAAAAAAGAAGAAGTAA